A single window of Hyla sarda isolate aHylSar1 chromosome 2, aHylSar1.hap1, whole genome shotgun sequence DNA harbors:
- the LOC130358487 gene encoding uncharacterized protein LOC130358487, giving the protein MSDAARALQPSYEGPDLPVLSGASPTTAALLVCFASRLSAAAHFYDESPPYFEGPRYESSKIAVNSVQKLCYCGQPICHLTEDNYSFLSATSVWLLYTVIQTCQRDFSHLIISFHSLKILQKASAPSSPFRCESTPLLIYAPHSSMASYTVHSQYLLGSHAGYYKALPQRADPTYCSLLQAEPCRKHFRLMINKALCINHCLLYGRCKNFFL; this is encoded by the exons ATGTCAGATGCCGCCCGAGCACTACAGCCATCATACGAGGGCCCAGACCTGCCGGTCCTGAGCGGTGCCAGTCCAACAACTGCGGCTCTCCTTGTGTGCTTTGCATCGAGACTATCAGCAGCAGCGCATTTTTACGATGAGTCTCCCCCTTACTTTGAAGGACCGCGGTATGAATCCAGCAAGATCGCTGTGAATAGTGTCCAGAAACTCTGCTATTGCGGTCAGCCAATTTGCCATCTAACTGAGGACAATTATAG CTTCCTATCGGCAACATCCGTCTGGCTTTTATACACAGTGATCCAGACCTGCCAGCGGGACTTCTCTCACCTCATAATTTCTTTTCACAGCTTGAAGATCCTCCAGAAAGCTTCCGCACCTTCCTCCCCCTTCAGATGTGAGTCCACCCCGCTGCTAATCTACGCTCCGCACTCATCAATGGCTTCTTACACAGTTCACAGCCAATACCTTCTAGGATCACATGCAGGGTACTACAAGGCACTACCACAAAGGGCAGACCCAACATATTGTTCTCTCTTACAGGCTGAGCCCTGTAGGAAACATTTCCGCTTAATGATAAATAAAGCCCTTTGTATCAACCATTGCCTTCTATATGGAAgatgcaaaaatttttttttataa